The following coding sequences are from one Streptomyces venezuelae window:
- a CDS encoding tetratricopeptide repeat protein: MTPTGYCLASGERVDPATGLHSAADVQPAPSAPVSESAPRPPDAATSGEESSQHWIVDLGVAPEPPRPAHVALPPEHPDPTVLPEITLLDRADSAGDNPVAPSGLPLPPGTLLAGQYRLVRPLGYGGMGEVCLAHDTKVDDRAVAVKMLHAELATESYSLLEGERRELVELNHDGFIRVFNYGHHAGVGDFLVLQYVDGLNLEEVRARAHEHPEEFGGDRFLEFVLAYGVRILAALAHLHAPERGKVYGDLKPPNVMHDGSTTKLVDVGSVRRAGAPGLTTALYRAPSVGPHGESEPQDDLFSLGETLRTLCGLGATRHDLADLAALAPLDDATGGHRGLGLVSLARALRRATRTARAGRFATAREMDEQLRGVFRELRSLRTGAETFEPSPLFLQSAYALDGGLGAAPEVRHWATAPAAPHHPAPGPPEVAGRLPVPRPDPDDDHHGELSRLSDDDPEALLQHTGDWRDSPEVHLLRCRLRLRVALRSEDGDLTGAETALALAEDAIGPANGPHDWRLDWHRGLLALARSRVPEARGRFDRVYAAIPGEYAPKLALGYCAEQLGRLHEALTFYEAVRLRNPSLGSAAFGAVRARLALGGPDALTDAIAALDAVPQHSRHRTAARTAAVRIRVDHARDAEGLGAAVRALGRLFSAHGLTDEPSRVRMKTEVWGAAHRLLGDADGGGGAITGAQLRAVAAHADPLLEFPADVRALRTDLSRFYRVLAHQAARDAPTPDDGIPLAEILLDRAYAVRPFGFLHARFGKDFPWLGKKIRNRPPRSAWK; this comes from the coding sequence GTGACGCCGACCGGGTACTGCCTGGCCAGCGGCGAGCGCGTCGACCCCGCGACCGGACTGCACTCCGCCGCGGACGTGCAGCCCGCGCCGTCGGCGCCCGTGTCGGAGTCGGCACCGAGACCCCCCGACGCGGCGACATCCGGCGAGGAGTCCTCCCAGCACTGGATCGTCGACCTGGGCGTCGCCCCAGAACCGCCGCGCCCGGCCCACGTCGCCCTTCCCCCCGAGCACCCCGACCCCACGGTCCTGCCCGAGATCACGCTCCTGGACCGGGCGGACAGCGCGGGCGACAACCCCGTCGCCCCCAGCGGGCTGCCCCTGCCGCCCGGCACCCTGCTGGCCGGTCAGTACCGCCTCGTGCGGCCCCTCGGGTACGGCGGGATGGGCGAGGTCTGCCTCGCCCACGACACCAAGGTCGACGACCGCGCGGTCGCCGTGAAGATGCTCCACGCCGAGCTCGCCACGGAGTCGTACAGCCTCCTGGAGGGCGAGCGCAGAGAGCTGGTCGAGCTCAACCACGACGGGTTCATCCGGGTGTTCAACTACGGGCACCACGCCGGGGTCGGGGACTTCCTCGTCCTCCAGTACGTCGACGGGCTCAACCTCGAAGAGGTGCGGGCCCGCGCCCACGAGCACCCCGAGGAGTTCGGCGGCGACCGCTTCCTGGAGTTCGTCCTCGCGTACGGCGTGCGGATCCTGGCGGCGCTCGCGCACCTGCACGCCCCCGAGCGCGGCAAGGTGTACGGCGACCTCAAGCCGCCCAACGTCATGCACGACGGCTCCACCACCAAGCTCGTCGACGTCGGCAGCGTCCGCCGCGCGGGCGCCCCCGGCCTCACCACCGCCCTCTACCGCGCGCCCAGCGTCGGCCCGCACGGCGAATCCGAGCCGCAGGACGACCTGTTCAGCCTCGGCGAGACACTGCGCACCCTGTGCGGGCTCGGCGCGACCCGCCACGACCTCGCCGACCTCGCGGCGCTCGCCCCGCTCGACGACGCCACCGGGGGCCACCGCGGACTCGGTCTCGTCTCCCTCGCCAGAGCGCTGCGCCGCGCCACCCGCACCGCCCGCGCCGGACGCTTCGCCACGGCCCGCGAGATGGACGAGCAGCTGCGCGGCGTCTTCCGGGAACTGCGGTCCCTGCGCACGGGCGCCGAGACGTTCGAGCCCTCCCCGCTCTTCCTCCAGTCCGCGTACGCCCTCGACGGCGGGCTCGGCGCCGCCCCCGAGGTCCGGCACTGGGCCACCGCCCCGGCCGCGCCGCACCACCCCGCCCCCGGCCCGCCCGAAGTGGCCGGGCGGCTCCCCGTGCCGCGCCCCGACCCGGACGACGACCACCACGGCGAGCTCAGCAGGCTCAGCGACGACGACCCCGAGGCGCTGCTCCAGCACACCGGCGACTGGCGGGACTCCCCCGAGGTGCACCTGCTGCGGTGCAGGCTGCGGCTGCGGGTGGCGCTGCGGTCCGAGGACGGGGACCTCACCGGCGCCGAGACCGCGCTCGCCCTGGCCGAGGACGCCATAGGGCCCGCGAACGGACCGCACGACTGGCGGCTCGACTGGCACCGGGGGCTGCTCGCCCTGGCCCGCTCCCGGGTGCCGGAGGCCCGCGGCCGCTTCGACCGGGTCTACGCCGCGATCCCCGGCGAGTACGCCCCGAAACTCGCCCTCGGCTACTGCGCCGAACAGCTCGGGCGGCTGCACGAGGCCCTCACCTTCTACGAGGCCGTGCGGCTGCGGAACCCCTCGCTGGGCAGCGCGGCGTTCGGCGCCGTCCGGGCGCGGCTCGCCCTCGGCGGCCCCGACGCCCTCACCGACGCCATCGCCGCGCTCGACGCGGTCCCGCAGCACTCCCGGCACCGCACCGCCGCCCGCACGGCCGCCGTCCGCATCCGCGTCGACCACGCGCGGGACGCCGAGGGCCTCGGCGCTGCGGTGCGCGCGCTGGGCCGGCTCTTCTCCGCACACGGCCTGACCGACGAACCGTCGCGCGTACGGATGAAGACGGAGGTGTGGGGCGCGGCGCACCGGCTCCTCGGCGACGCGGACGGCGGGGGCGGGGCGATCACCGGGGCCCAGCTGCGTGCCGTCGCCGCGCACGCCGATCCCCTGCTCGAATTCCCCGCCGACGTACGGGCGCTCCGCACCGACCTGTCCCGCTTCTACCGGGTCCTGGCCCACCAGGCCGCCCGGGACGCGCCGACGCCGGACGACGGCATACCGCTCGCCGAGATCCTCCTCGACCGCGCCTACGCGGTCCGCCCCTTCGGCTTCCTGCACGCACGATTCGGCAAGGACTTCCCATGGCTGGGCAAGAAGATCAGGAACCGGCCGCCTCGGTCGGCCTGGAAGTGA
- a CDS encoding trypsin-like serine peptidase — translation MDHASWRVRLRRWAASGSGDVLGAGVLFGTDRVLTCAHVIRDPATGQRPDRVQVEFPLLQGLTRTPHRTATVAAGHWVPPFGKAQGDLAVLVLDDPAPLPSSVTLHRTLDYRGATVLVDGFPEYQSGGQWLTGVCRGPGGQGDERVQIDLTGAGADSGQRLRGGFSGAGVREEGSDRLLGILAQADERGEHGYMIPAATVAKYFRRFAERYVTGPHAIPGHRVVSADAARTARPHGLQRTVTRWLNGDVDAWDTEVLFIAEDDDRARQALYVVLNMADREQSPQLAVRPVGPGGDAPRDGGDSLLSRAGIAPRVGSIGLVLDLEGAALEDPDQPELREALAVLRHELRHAAGRHPGGRPTAPRRRPAVAVLYADRSATEPAAAAKALGELAASGARLLLVVRSSTHGFTYALAEKLLPAERAAQWLQRIGTRVDALADTERSARRLFHRVEPHVVDPPVATGYAARAALWTVQLSNELRPLTGRGGPRLLEKLSYAEQAVDTYLLRAERAESELRAVLDEHLRLRGLLRDHLARLARRGLAEHPDAVGPYRAAQQLLLAGPCPLADAERAVTAFARVVRRLADVEEGAAGNAGAGGDV, via the coding sequence ATGGATCACGCGAGTTGGCGGGTACGTCTGCGACGCTGGGCGGCCTCGGGCAGCGGCGACGTGCTGGGCGCCGGGGTGCTGTTCGGCACCGACCGCGTGCTCACCTGCGCGCATGTGATCCGCGACCCGGCGACGGGACAGCGCCCCGACCGCGTACAGGTCGAGTTCCCGCTGCTCCAGGGCCTCACCCGGACTCCGCACCGCACCGCGACCGTCGCCGCGGGACACTGGGTGCCGCCCTTCGGCAAGGCGCAGGGCGACCTCGCCGTCCTCGTGCTGGACGACCCCGCGCCCCTCCCCTCCTCCGTGACCCTGCACCGCACCCTCGACTACCGGGGCGCCACGGTCCTCGTCGACGGGTTCCCCGAGTACCAGTCGGGCGGGCAGTGGCTCACCGGGGTCTGCCGGGGGCCCGGCGGGCAGGGCGACGAGCGGGTGCAGATCGACCTCACCGGGGCGGGCGCGGACTCCGGTCAGCGGCTGCGGGGCGGGTTCAGCGGTGCGGGCGTACGCGAGGAGGGCAGCGACCGGCTGCTCGGGATCCTGGCGCAGGCCGACGAGCGGGGCGAGCACGGGTACATGATCCCGGCGGCCACCGTCGCCAAGTACTTCCGCCGCTTCGCCGAGCGGTACGTGACCGGGCCGCACGCCATCCCCGGCCACCGCGTCGTCTCGGCGGACGCCGCCCGCACCGCACGCCCGCACGGCCTGCAGCGCACCGTCACGCGCTGGCTGAACGGGGACGTGGACGCCTGGGACACCGAGGTCCTCTTCATCGCCGAGGACGACGACCGGGCACGCCAGGCGCTGTACGTCGTCCTGAACATGGCCGACCGCGAGCAGTCCCCGCAGCTGGCGGTGCGGCCCGTGGGACCCGGCGGCGACGCACCGCGGGACGGCGGCGACTCGCTCCTGTCGCGCGCCGGCATCGCGCCCCGCGTCGGCAGCATCGGCCTCGTCCTCGACCTGGAGGGCGCCGCACTGGAGGACCCCGACCAGCCGGAGCTCCGCGAAGCCCTCGCCGTCCTGCGGCACGAGCTGCGGCACGCGGCGGGACGGCACCCGGGAGGCCGGCCGACGGCCCCGCGGCGGCGCCCCGCCGTCGCCGTGCTCTACGCCGACCGGTCCGCCACCGAACCCGCGGCGGCGGCCAAGGCCCTCGGCGAACTGGCGGCCTCCGGCGCCCGGCTGCTGCTCGTGGTGCGCTCCAGCACGCACGGCTTCACGTACGCCCTCGCGGAGAAGCTGCTGCCCGCCGAGCGTGCCGCACAGTGGCTGCAGCGCATCGGCACCCGCGTCGACGCGCTCGCCGACACCGAACGCAGCGCGCGGCGCCTCTTCCACCGCGTCGAACCGCACGTCGTCGACCCACCGGTCGCCACCGGGTACGCCGCGCGGGCCGCCCTGTGGACCGTGCAGCTCAGCAACGAGCTGCGCCCGCTGACGGGCCGGGGCGGGCCGCGCCTCCTGGAGAAGCTCTCGTACGCCGAACAGGCCGTGGACACCTACCTGCTGCGGGCCGAGCGGGCCGAGAGCGAACTGCGCGCTGTGCTCGACGAGCATCTGCGGCTGCGCGGGCTGCTCCGCGACCACCTGGCGCGGCTCGCCCGGCGCGGCCTCGCCGAGCACCCGGACGCGGTCGGGCCCTACCGCGCGGCGCAGCAGCTGTTGCTGGCCGGGCCCTGCCCGCTGGCCGACGCCGAGCGGGCGGTGACGGCGTTCGCACGCGTGGTGCGGCGGCTCGCGGACGTGGAAGAGGGTGCGGCCGGGAACGCGGGCGCGGGTGGTGACGTGTGA